One stretch of Novosphingobium pentaromativorans US6-1 DNA includes these proteins:
- a CDS encoding PP2C family protein-serine/threonine phosphatase yields MDGAQRVRRFGLKPQLLLLLFVLNLVSATVYTAVLYSTDRHEILTGIDGKLQTATNAVREIIPDGYHRRIRDAKSVTPDEYRQIQQHLSRFGNASGLTYVYTYMKFGDDIRTVATSATDGEIAQGSETKFFTLYDTAPDKLYRSFADGRVRFDEYSDSFGRFRSIYMPVKSPDGRVHVIGADIDLTWLDERLHMALVKSIAIGIALFALSMAVGWFLVSRIVEPLVRLTTFTRNMETRSFRPDEDEMDAMRKISRDRGDEVGSLAEAMAGMIARLQRYLVEVAEATAARERVEGELSAARDIQIGMLPRKFPPFPDRTDLDVFALLEPAKQVGGDLYDYFLIDRNRLFFVVGDVSGKGVPAALFMAMTTTLFKAHAMSGGSTGQIMERVNAELSRDNAAEMFVTVFAGILDLRSGEVEYSDGGHEAPFIVRADGSVERLAKQQGMALGVFEDVPFRTGHFNLREGDALVLFTDGVSEATGANDELFTTARIADALASARAEFSARLIAEGLAQSVRGFVGAVPQSDDIAILTVCYEGARETVSPA; encoded by the coding sequence ATGGATGGAGCGCAAAGGGTGCGCAGGTTCGGCCTCAAGCCGCAACTGCTGCTCCTGCTCTTTGTACTCAACCTGGTTTCCGCAACAGTCTATACCGCTGTCCTCTACAGCACCGACCGCCACGAGATCCTCACGGGCATCGACGGCAAGCTGCAGACCGCGACGAACGCGGTGCGCGAGATCATTCCCGATGGATACCACCGGCGCATCCGCGATGCGAAATCGGTCACGCCGGACGAATACAGGCAGATCCAGCAGCACCTGTCGCGCTTCGGCAATGCTTCGGGCCTGACCTACGTCTATACGTACATGAAGTTCGGCGACGACATCCGCACCGTGGCGACCAGCGCCACCGACGGGGAGATCGCGCAAGGCAGCGAGACGAAGTTCTTCACGCTCTACGACACCGCGCCCGACAAGCTCTATCGCAGCTTCGCCGACGGCAGGGTGCGCTTCGACGAGTACAGCGATTCCTTCGGCCGCTTCCGCTCGATCTACATGCCGGTGAAAAGCCCTGACGGGCGCGTCCACGTCATCGGGGCGGACATCGACCTGACCTGGCTGGACGAGCGGCTGCACATGGCGCTCGTGAAGTCGATCGCGATCGGCATTGCCCTGTTCGCGCTGTCGATGGCGGTCGGCTGGTTCCTCGTCTCGCGGATCGTCGAACCGCTGGTGCGCTTGACCACCTTCACCCGCAACATGGAGACGCGCAGCTTCCGGCCCGACGAGGACGAAATGGACGCCATGCGCAAAATCAGCCGCGACCGGGGCGATGAAGTGGGCAGCCTTGCCGAAGCGATGGCCGGGATGATTGCGCGCCTCCAGCGCTACCTCGTCGAGGTTGCCGAAGCGACAGCGGCGCGCGAAAGGGTGGAAGGCGAGCTTTCCGCCGCACGCGACATCCAGATCGGTATGCTCCCGCGCAAGTTCCCGCCCTTCCCCGACCGCACGGACCTCGACGTTTTCGCCCTGCTCGAACCGGCCAAGCAGGTGGGCGGCGATCTCTACGATTATTTCCTGATCGACCGAAACCGCCTGTTCTTCGTCGTCGGCGACGTATCGGGCAAGGGGGTTCCGGCCGCGCTGTTCATGGCCATGACCACCACCCTGTTCAAGGCGCACGCCATGTCGGGCGGATCGACCGGCCAGATCATGGAGCGGGTCAACGCCGAGCTCTCGCGCGACAATGCCGCGGAGATGTTCGTGACCGTCTTCGCGGGCATCCTCGACTTGCGCAGCGGCGAGGTGGAATACAGCGACGGCGGACACGAGGCGCCCTTCATCGTGCGGGCGGATGGATCGGTCGAACGACTGGCCAAACAGCAGGGCATGGCGCTCGGCGTGTTCGAGGACGTTCCCTTTCGCACCGGCCATTTCAACTTGCGCGAAGGCGATGCGCTGGTCCTTTTCACCGACGGCGTATCGGAGGCGACGGGCGCGAACGACGAACTGTTTACCACGGCCCGCATCGCCGATGCCCTGGCCAGCGCACGCGCCGAATTTTCCGCCAGACTGATTGCCGAAGGACTCGCGCAAAGCGTGCGCGGATTCGTCGGCGCCGTGCCCCAGTCGGACGACATCGCGATCCTGACGGTCTGCTACGAAGGCGCCCGCGAAACAGTCAGCCCAGCGTGA
- a CDS encoding SET domain-containing protein-lysine N-methyltransferase, whose translation MFIQPRGHSSASEAGEDRLVVCDCETLGLCVRALAPFAAGEVLDRFNGEVSADLLQHSLQVSPGMHVHDTRFVGYLSHGCEPNCRLDMERFELVALSDIDAGEVLAIDYAATEDVLYRQFACHCAAQHCRAWITGRAENANEEGRRFLDGQAKPLKS comes from the coding sequence TTGTTCATCCAGCCGCGGGGACATTCCAGTGCGAGTGAAGCCGGCGAAGATCGTCTTGTCGTCTGCGATTGCGAGACGCTGGGCCTGTGCGTGCGTGCGCTTGCCCCCTTTGCCGCGGGCGAGGTGCTCGACAGGTTCAACGGCGAAGTCAGCGCCGACCTGCTGCAGCACAGCCTGCAGGTCTCGCCGGGGATGCATGTTCATGACACGCGCTTCGTCGGCTACCTGTCCCACGGTTGCGAGCCCAATTGCCGGCTGGACATGGAGCGCTTCGAACTTGTCGCCCTTAGCGATATCGATGCTGGCGAAGTCCTGGCCATCGACTATGCCGCGACGGAGGATGTTCTCTATCGGCAATTCGCATGCCATTGTGCCGCGCAGCACTGCCGCGCGTGGATCACCGGGCGCGCCGAGAATGCGAACGAGGAGGGCAGGCGATTTCTGGACGGGCAGGCCAAGCCGCTGAAGTCGTGA
- a CDS encoding Crp/Fnr family transcriptional regulator codes for MIAAQVVAEALALAACPPFDRLTETELLLVASHARRFEYEPGETVLAGGAVAQRLVAVVGGSVVVEGRQAPAVFDAPSALFGLPTRADYIAGGRGAQVLCLARPHLFTIARECPDFVVGLAAIRAGADA; via the coding sequence ATGATCGCGGCGCAGGTCGTTGCCGAGGCCCTGGCACTTGCAGCCTGTCCGCCGTTCGACCGGCTGACCGAAACTGAGCTGCTGCTTGTCGCCAGCCATGCCCGCCGCTTCGAATATGAACCGGGTGAGACGGTCCTTGCAGGTGGAGCGGTGGCGCAGCGGCTGGTCGCGGTGGTCGGCGGCTCGGTTGTCGTCGAGGGCAGGCAGGCGCCCGCGGTATTCGATGCGCCGTCCGCGCTGTTCGGCCTGCCGACGCGGGCTGACTACATCGCGGGAGGAAGGGGCGCGCAAGTCTTGTGCCTGGCAAGGCCGCACCTTTTCACCATCGCGCGCGAGTGTCCCGATTTCGTGGTGGGCCTCGCCGCGATCCGGGCCGGGGCTGACGCATGA
- a CDS encoding ATP-binding protein → MDCDYERTLANGRAGFPSFLEDIEAYLESADLPLDVLTKVMIVFDELVSNILEHGKEQDMPRITACLRVGNGEVAVDLIDNGRPFDPLSLETPDTSLSVEEREIGGLGIHIVRRIMDRVEYAREGECNRLRFAKKLPLG, encoded by the coding sequence ATGGATTGCGATTACGAACGCACTCTCGCCAACGGAAGGGCAGGGTTCCCCTCGTTCCTCGAGGATATCGAAGCCTATCTGGAAAGCGCCGACCTGCCGCTCGATGTTCTGACCAAGGTCATGATCGTGTTCGACGAACTGGTCAGCAACATCCTCGAACACGGCAAGGAGCAGGACATGCCGCGCATAACCGCCTGCCTCAGGGTGGGGAACGGGGAAGTCGCGGTCGACCTTATCGATAACGGCAGGCCATTCGACCCCTTGTCGCTTGAGACGCCCGATACTTCGCTTTCCGTGGAGGAGCGCGAGATCGGCGGCCTTGGCATCCACATCGTGCGCCGGATCATGGACCGCGTGGAATATGCGCGCGAAGGCGAATGCAACAGGCTACGTTTCGCTAAGAAATTGCCCCTAGGGTAA
- the accD gene encoding acetyl-CoA carboxylase, carboxyltransferase subunit beta, with amino-acid sequence MSWLTRVRNSLSRTSKRDTPDNLWIKCRSCGEMLFVKDFEDNLSVCPKCDYHGRISAQERIGQLLDPGFSILPTPKVKEDPLKFRDSKKYPDRLKAARANYPYGDALTNAVGQIEGKKLVLGVQDFGFMGGSMGMAVGAAFVTGIERAIRENCGYVICTAAGGARMQEGILSLMQMPKTTVALRRLKAAGLPYIVVLTDPTTGGVTASYAMLGDVQIAEPGALIGFAGQRVIQDTIREKLPDGFQRAEYLHEHGMVDMVVHRRDLRGTLARLLDYLRPVASAA; translated from the coding sequence ATGAGCTGGCTAACACGCGTACGCAATTCCCTCTCGCGCACGAGCAAGCGCGACACACCCGACAACCTCTGGATCAAGTGCCGATCCTGCGGTGAGATGCTGTTCGTCAAGGACTTCGAGGACAACCTCTCGGTCTGCCCGAAGTGCGACTACCACGGCCGTATCAGCGCGCAGGAACGCATCGGGCAACTGCTCGATCCCGGATTCTCGATCCTGCCCACGCCCAAGGTCAAGGAAGATCCGCTCAAGTTCCGCGACAGCAAGAAGTATCCCGATCGCCTCAAGGCCGCCCGCGCCAATTATCCCTACGGCGATGCGCTGACCAATGCGGTCGGCCAGATCGAGGGCAAGAAGCTCGTGCTGGGCGTGCAGGACTTCGGCTTCATGGGCGGTTCGATGGGCATGGCGGTGGGCGCGGCCTTTGTCACCGGCATCGAGCGCGCGATTCGCGAGAACTGCGGTTACGTCATCTGCACCGCGGCTGGCGGCGCACGCATGCAGGAAGGCATTCTCAGCCTGATGCAGATGCCAAAGACGACGGTTGCCCTGCGCCGCCTCAAGGCTGCCGGATTGCCCTACATCGTCGTCCTGACCGACCCCACGACCGGCGGGGTCACGGCCAGCTACGCCATGCTGGGTGACGTCCAGATCGCCGAGCCGGGCGCGCTCATCGGCTTTGCCGGCCAGCGCGTGATCCAGGACACCATTCGCGAAAAGCTGCCCGACGGCTTCCAGCGCGCGGAATACCTCCACGAACACGGCATGGTCGACATGGTCGTGCATCGCCGGGACCTGCGCGGGACGCTGGCGCGCCTGCTCGATTATCTCCGTCCGGTTGCATCTGCAGCCTGA
- a CDS encoding MFS transporter, protein MLDFVNRLFRLERGEWPRLIQFGLFGFLLQMGMGVGFSAGDAAFLSNVGADRLPLVFMLTPAVMLLYTLLFSYLLVRFSIDRMVDLTLAALVAGGVAFWALIDAGLPPHWQVPLYFAVKLYLAMWYIALYSLFWNYTDAYFAIQDAKRLFPLFAAFCALGTACGAMLVGLLAESVAVQDFFLLWAAIAMATAPLAVLLRRRWSQIAESDSDLEEESGGALSQLAAVGRAFGRSRYTMVFTLVLFVTLLMTNLAEYQYSMVLQEGRDEAALASLFGTLYAAANLFNLVTCLFVFNRLVARLGVRNVAFIQPLTYFAVFGWFFLQGGTGAALAAFFAYHGVLTSIEYNNQNLLFNAVPSRVKRPLRTVMEGMAEPLASLVSGGFLIYAASQVDMRELSGIGIIVGATLVAVVVALRQLYPSAMAANMRQGWMNFGGRGVLSPQFEPEARSLLARAAAGEGDSAQIAARLLGEAPVSGSAASQGPDIDALLAQLTLGDPAKRSGVAEAIDRLATREDVHIVPALARCLPKLERDERRRMIRLLGRIADSESIPDVLEAATELAPRARRSIATMLTELGETAIPRLLGGMRDRALAYRSRAIGARALAQTSFAQFAANLDRLVTGELDEASRLGHTASLLDLHAGTHRSVALLARAQRERAEAAIDFVLELLAIGGLLPNFDLLIVSLHSANPKVRGNAVEAIESSVPRHYLRLLGPLLHGEAQPREGAQMDVEQVLVEALASGQAMEMTLAADVLHDRLDAAGFTQRLKVVIREGMPEMVRRHVLDLLEIDGATRPHSLDLLAALADHPEVGGATLEALGAAVQGAVFEKPEGRALAGEAGGSPFWIAHRDLGEVAARFPELALVMLKSQDGRQYAA, encoded by the coding sequence TTGCTCGATTTCGTTAACCGCCTCTTCCGGCTCGAGCGCGGTGAATGGCCCCGGCTTATCCAGTTCGGCCTGTTCGGATTCCTGTTGCAGATGGGCATGGGCGTCGGTTTCAGTGCCGGCGATGCCGCATTCCTGAGCAATGTCGGCGCGGACCGCCTGCCGCTGGTGTTCATGCTGACGCCGGCGGTCATGCTGCTCTACACGTTGCTGTTTTCCTATCTGCTCGTGCGTTTTTCGATCGATCGCATGGTCGATCTGACCCTGGCCGCGCTGGTCGCGGGTGGAGTGGCATTCTGGGCCCTGATCGATGCCGGACTGCCGCCGCATTGGCAGGTTCCGCTCTATTTCGCGGTAAAGCTCTACCTGGCGATGTGGTACATCGCGCTCTACTCGCTGTTCTGGAATTATACCGACGCCTATTTCGCGATACAGGACGCCAAGCGACTTTTCCCGCTATTCGCCGCGTTCTGCGCGCTGGGTACGGCCTGCGGCGCGATGCTGGTGGGCCTGCTGGCAGAGAGCGTGGCGGTGCAGGACTTCTTCCTGCTGTGGGCCGCCATCGCCATGGCAACCGCGCCGCTGGCCGTTCTTTTGCGTCGGCGCTGGAGCCAGATTGCCGAGAGCGACAGCGATCTCGAGGAAGAATCGGGCGGTGCCCTGAGCCAGCTTGCAGCGGTCGGTCGCGCCTTCGGCCGGTCGCGCTATACGATGGTCTTCACGCTGGTGCTCTTCGTCACCCTGTTGATGACCAATCTTGCCGAGTACCAGTATTCGATGGTGCTACAGGAGGGCCGCGACGAGGCGGCCCTGGCATCGCTGTTCGGCACGCTCTACGCGGCAGCCAACCTGTTCAACCTGGTGACCTGCCTTTTCGTGTTCAACCGATTGGTGGCGCGGCTGGGCGTGCGCAATGTCGCCTTCATCCAGCCGCTGACCTACTTTGCGGTGTTCGGGTGGTTCTTCCTCCAGGGGGGGACGGGCGCTGCGCTTGCGGCTTTCTTCGCCTATCACGGGGTCCTGACCTCGATCGAGTACAACAACCAGAACCTGCTGTTCAATGCCGTCCCCTCGCGGGTGAAGCGGCCGCTGCGCACGGTGATGGAGGGCATGGCCGAGCCGCTCGCCAGCCTCGTCTCGGGCGGCTTCCTGATCTACGCGGCCAGCCAGGTGGACATGCGCGAGCTTTCGGGCATCGGGATCATCGTGGGCGCGACGCTTGTTGCCGTCGTTGTCGCGCTGCGCCAGCTCTATCCATCGGCGATGGCTGCCAACATGCGGCAGGGCTGGATGAACTTCGGCGGGCGCGGCGTACTTTCCCCGCAGTTCGAACCCGAGGCAAGGAGCCTGCTCGCCAGGGCCGCCGCAGGTGAAGGAGACAGTGCGCAGATCGCTGCGCGCCTGCTGGGCGAAGCTCCCGTGAGCGGATCTGCTGCATCGCAGGGGCCCGATATCGATGCCCTTTTGGCGCAGCTCACGCTGGGCGATCCGGCGAAGCGCAGCGGCGTTGCCGAGGCCATCGACCGGTTGGCAACCCGTGAGGACGTGCACATCGTCCCGGCTCTGGCGCGGTGTCTTCCGAAATTGGAACGCGACGAACGGCGGCGGATGATCCGGCTGCTCGGCCGGATCGCGGACAGCGAATCCATTCCCGACGTTCTCGAGGCGGCCACTGAACTGGCGCCAAGGGCGCGGCGCTCAATTGCGACGATGCTGACGGAGCTGGGCGAGACGGCGATCCCCCGCTTGTTGGGCGGGATGCGCGACCGGGCCTTGGCTTATCGGTCCCGCGCTATCGGGGCACGCGCGCTGGCGCAGACTTCCTTTGCCCAGTTTGCCGCCAACCTCGATCGTCTCGTGACCGGCGAACTGGATGAAGCCTCGCGCCTCGGCCATACGGCGAGCCTGCTCGACCTCCACGCCGGCACGCACCGCTCCGTCGCACTGCTGGCGCGCGCCCAGCGCGAGCGGGCGGAAGCTGCGATAGACTTCGTGCTGGAGCTTCTTGCAATCGGCGGGCTGCTGCCGAATTTCGATCTCCTGATCGTCTCGCTCCATTCCGCCAACCCCAAGGTGCGGGGCAACGCGGTGGAGGCAATCGAGAGCAGCGTTCCTCGACACTATCTGCGCCTGCTCGGGCCGCTCCTGCACGGCGAAGCGCAGCCGCGTGAAGGCGCGCAAATGGATGTCGAACAGGTTCTCGTAGAGGCTCTCGCCAGCGGCCAGGCAATGGAAATGACTTTGGCGGCTGACGTTCTCCATGACCGTCTGGACGCCGCTGGCTTCACCCAGCGTCTCAAGGTGGTGATCCGCGAAGGCATGCCCGAAATGGTGCGCCGCCATGTCCTTGATCTCCTGGAGATCGACGGCGCTACCCGGCCGCATTCGCTCGATCTGCTGGCGGCTCTGGCGGACCATCCCGAGGTTGGCGGTGCTACGCTCGAAGCGCTGGGTGCTGCGGTGCAGGGCGCCGTCTTCGAGAAGCCGGAAGGCAGGGCCCTTGCAGGGGAGGCTGGGGGCTCCCCGTTCTGGATCGCCCATCGCGATCTGGGCGAAGTCGCCGCGCGCTTCCCCGAACTGGCACTGGTCATGCTCAAGTCACAGGACGGTCGGCAATATGCGGCCTAG
- a CDS encoding STAS domain-containing protein, with product MEKFHNFSNKVRGHDEKTGGDRAMEISEEIKGPALVMTLAGRLDSNTAPLLETRLPSRIEGNPATVIDLSQVSYVSSAGLRILLKGAKVAKASGNRLALCGLAPSVREVFDISGFTAIFAIEPDLVSALAAVG from the coding sequence GTGGAAAAATTTCACAACTTCTCCAATAAGGTGCGTGGACACGATGAGAAGACGGGCGGAGACAGGGCTATGGAAATCAGCGAAGAAATCAAGGGTCCAGCCCTGGTGATGACCCTTGCCGGTCGGCTCGACAGCAATACCGCGCCGCTGCTCGAAACACGGCTGCCTTCGCGGATCGAGGGCAATCCGGCCACCGTGATCGACCTGTCGCAGGTCAGCTACGTCAGCTCCGCGGGCCTGCGCATCCTGCTCAAGGGCGCGAAAGTGGCCAAGGCATCGGGCAATCGGCTCGCGCTTTGCGGTCTTGCTCCGTCAGTGCGTGAAGTGTTCGATATCAGCGGCTTCACCGCTATCTTTGCGATCGAACCTGACCTCGTTTCCGCTCTCGCCGCAGTCGGTTGA
- a CDS encoding TorF family putative porin, whose translation MASGLRTTAGLLALALGAMPLPVAASESGDIATPAFQLSANASIVSDYRFRGISLSGKDPAIQGGIDLSHDSGLFIGTWASSIADSGGANTELDLYGGYGGSLAGIDYSVTALAYIYPGGHGVDYFEVLGSATTRLGPGSIGLDMGWVPEQDNFGGDNFYLAAKGEMPLGGSSASLFGHLGYENGDAYDRKWDWEAGLSYASGPLTASLSYVDTNYSGADEAGRFARAGVIASLAASF comes from the coding sequence GTGGCATCGGGCTTAAGAACGACAGCGGGTCTTCTCGCACTTGCCCTGGGTGCTATGCCCCTGCCGGTAGCAGCGAGCGAAAGCGGCGATATCGCCACGCCTGCCTTCCAGCTCTCTGCGAATGCCAGCATCGTTTCCGACTACCGTTTTCGCGGTATCAGCCTGTCGGGCAAGGACCCGGCGATCCAGGGCGGCATAGACCTCAGCCATGACAGCGGCCTGTTCATCGGCACCTGGGCTTCGAGCATTGCCGATTCCGGCGGGGCCAATACCGAGCTCGACCTTTACGGCGGCTATGGCGGCTCACTCGCCGGCATCGACTATTCGGTTACTGCGCTAGCCTATATCTACCCCGGTGGGCATGGTGTCGATTACTTCGAGGTACTCGGCTCTGCGACTACTAGGCTGGGGCCGGGCAGTATCGGCCTCGACATGGGCTGGGTGCCCGAACAGGACAATTTCGGTGGAGACAATTTCTACCTTGCCGCGAAGGGCGAAATGCCATTGGGCGGCAGTTCGGCAAGCCTGTTCGGCCATCTCGGCTATGAAAACGGCGATGCCTACGACCGCAAGTGGGACTGGGAAGCGGGTCTTTCCTATGCGTCGGGACCGTTGACCGCATCGCTGTCCTACGTCGATACCAACTATTCCGGCGCCGATGAGGCAGGCCGTTTCGCCAGGGCGGGCGTCATTGCCTCGCTTGCCGCCAGCTTCTGA
- a CDS encoding methyl-accepting chemotaxis protein translates to MLQWFEKTAPIRTKFKALTALLALIGTAGPATTWLAGGSAELIGAACASLAATMIVMILAARHITTPYVNTVMRMEALADGDTDSPIRYTDYKDCVGRMTKAMETFRNNAVALRSDNAAQEKQIIDALSGGLKKLSSNRLDCEIRTPFPGAYDDLRKDFNAAVRSLADTIRSVRTAAASVRTGATEIRSASDDFATRNERQAASLAETASSMNEVTSNVKRTADKATDVQQAVSGAHREATEGGEVVRRAVAAMGEIEKSAQEIGQIINVIDGIAFQTNLLALNAGVEAARAGDAGKGFAVVANEVRALAQRSAEAAKNIKELITVSSKQVGDGVVLVGDTGTLLEKIVASVGDIDELMAEIARNATQQAGNLQQINDAVGEMDRLTQQNAAMVEQSTAASRSLADEANEMTSLVSSFVTGEDDIVRPMRKIAPSVPSAPAPSLHSAPRPQPASMGNVALQSVPTNDEDWSEF, encoded by the coding sequence ATGCTGCAATGGTTTGAAAAGACGGCCCCTATCCGAACGAAATTCAAGGCTCTGACAGCCCTGCTCGCCCTGATCGGCACGGCGGGACCGGCCACGACATGGCTCGCCGGCGGGAGCGCCGAACTGATCGGCGCCGCCTGCGCTTCACTCGCCGCCACCATGATCGTGATGATCCTCGCCGCGCGCCATATCACTACCCCTTACGTCAATACGGTCATGCGGATGGAAGCGCTGGCCGACGGGGACACCGACAGCCCGATCCGCTACACCGACTACAAGGACTGCGTCGGGCGCATGACCAAGGCCATGGAAACCTTCCGCAACAACGCCGTGGCCCTGCGCAGCGACAATGCCGCGCAGGAAAAGCAGATCATCGATGCCCTGAGCGGCGGGCTCAAGAAGCTCTCCAGCAACCGTCTCGACTGCGAAATCCGCACTCCCTTCCCCGGCGCCTACGACGACTTGCGCAAGGACTTCAACGCCGCCGTCCGCTCTCTGGCCGATACCATACGCTCTGTCCGCACCGCCGCTGCCAGCGTGCGCACCGGCGCAACCGAGATCCGTTCCGCCTCGGACGACTTCGCGACCCGCAACGAGCGCCAGGCCGCCAGCCTCGCCGAAACCGCATCGTCGATGAACGAGGTCACCAGCAACGTGAAGCGGACCGCCGACAAGGCGACCGACGTACAGCAGGCCGTTTCCGGCGCTCACCGCGAAGCCACCGAGGGGGGCGAAGTCGTGCGCAGAGCCGTCGCCGCGATGGGCGAAATCGAAAAATCGGCCCAGGAGATCGGCCAGATCATCAACGTGATCGACGGCATCGCCTTCCAGACCAATCTCCTCGCGCTCAACGCCGGGGTCGAGGCTGCCCGGGCAGGCGATGCCGGCAAGGGTTTCGCGGTCGTCGCCAATGAAGTGCGCGCCCTTGCCCAGCGCTCTGCCGAAGCGGCGAAGAACATCAAGGAACTGATCACCGTCAGCAGCAAGCAGGTCGGCGACGGCGTCGTCCTCGTCGGCGATACCGGTACCCTGCTCGAAAAGATCGTCGCCAGTGTGGGCGATATCGACGAGCTGATGGCCGAGATCGCCCGCAATGCCACGCAGCAGGCGGGCAACCTTCAGCAGATCAACGACGCGGTGGGCGAAATGGATCGCCTGACCCAGCAGAACGCCGCGATGGTCGAGCAATCTACCGCGGCCTCGCGCAGCCTCGCCGACGAGGCCAACGAGATGACCTCGCTCGTCTCCTCCTTCGTCACCGGCGAAGACGACATCGTGCGCCCGATGCGCAAGATCGCCCCATCGGTGCCTTCGGCTCCTGCCCCCTCCCTCCATTCGGCGCCTCGTCCGCAACCCGCTTCGATGGGCAATGTCGCCCTGCAATCGGTGCCCACGAACGACGAGGACTGGAGCGAATTCTGA
- a CDS encoding diaminopimelate decarboxylase — translation MTVPQQGSSAGTAPWWERPDLHYRGGRLHFAGHDVAALAGEGESGGEEGGALFLYSLDRVEANLDRVVAALGDIGCASTVYYAMKANRFAPLLERLAQSGKCGVDICSPGELDHALACGFAPGQISFTGTGVTPRDLERLLVHPEITINCDTMGMIRRIGERTPGREIGIRVNPGRGTGYGDAEKLTYAGGRTTKFGIYREQWGEAIALAKSHGLAITSLHFHVGCGYLTDQLESWDLAVAEASRFLDEVPQVRTVNVGGGLGLPHRCGDRPLDLAQWAAILRRHFAGRGLRIAVEPGDYIAKDAGMLVLPVTDVEIKRDTRFVFVGGGFNLHPEPAFYDLPCEPVPCLLRGDGSAPGERVTIAGNINEALDIWAADTLLPPVEEGDFIAFLNAGGYGSAMSSNHCMRGAFTERAL, via the coding sequence GTGACCGTGCCGCAGCAGGGCTCATCGGCCGGGACTGCGCCGTGGTGGGAGCGCCCAGACCTGCATTATCGCGGCGGGCGCCTGCACTTCGCGGGACATGATGTCGCCGCACTGGCCGGTGAGGGCGAGAGCGGGGGCGAGGAAGGGGGGGCGCTGTTTCTCTATTCGCTCGACCGCGTCGAAGCCAATCTCGATAGGGTGGTCGCTGCCCTTGGCGATATCGGCTGCGCCTCCACGGTCTATTACGCCATGAAGGCCAACCGCTTTGCGCCCCTGCTTGAGCGGCTGGCACAAAGCGGCAAATGCGGTGTCGACATCTGCTCTCCGGGTGAACTGGATCATGCCCTGGCCTGCGGTTTTGCGCCCGGTCAGATCAGTTTCACCGGCACTGGCGTCACGCCGCGCGATCTGGAACGACTACTGGTACATCCCGAGATCACGATCAATTGCGACACCATGGGCATGATCCGACGCATCGGTGAGCGCACGCCGGGCCGCGAGATCGGCATTCGCGTGAATCCCGGGCGCGGCACCGGCTACGGCGATGCCGAGAAGCTGACTTATGCCGGGGGAAGAACGACCAAGTTCGGCATCTACCGCGAGCAGTGGGGCGAGGCGATTGCCCTTGCGAAAAGCCATGGGCTGGCGATCACCTCGCTGCATTTTCATGTCGGCTGCGGATACCTGACCGATCAGCTGGAGAGCTGGGATCTGGCCGTCGCGGAGGCCTCTCGCTTCCTCGACGAAGTGCCGCAGGTGCGCACGGTCAACGTCGGCGGCGGGCTCGGGCTGCCCCATCGCTGCGGGGACAGGCCGCTCGATCTGGCGCAATGGGCCGCGATCCTGCGCCGCCATTTTGCCGGACGCGGCCTGCGCATCGCCGTTGAGCCGGGGGACTACATTGCCAAGGATGCCGGGATGCTCGTGCTTCCCGTGACCGACGTCGAAATCAAGCGCGACACCCGGTTCGTCTTCGTCGGCGGGGGCTTCAATCTCCACCCGGAACCTGCTTTCTACGACCTGCCGTGCGAGCCGGTTCCCTGCCTGCTGCGCGGCGATGGATCGGCGCCGGGCGAGCGGGTGACGATTGCCGGCAATATCAACGAAGCGCTCGATATCTGGGCTGCCGACACGCTCCTTCCGCCCGTTGAGGAGGGGGACTTCATCGCCTTCCTCAATGCCGGGGGATACGGCTCGGCGATGAGTTCCAACCACTGCATGCGCGGCGCCTTTACCGAACGCGCCCTGTAG